The following are encoded in a window of Aromatoleum petrolei genomic DNA:
- a CDS encoding TIGR03752 family integrating conjugative element protein — MQIVQNRLVPFLAVIALIVTGYILYRQSDTPGVEPGPPLTAVPEVPLPPTAKGADADTPQETLKTVVAGYTELNDQVQSLIAENRRLLEQNDRHQRSEDRIREQLRRELRTEMTAEMDALKRQQAAAADSQASSGVLGSAIGAANLPAGFGFDKAKPDATALVGTAAPTRILPLGYEMGKGADGRQGVVRKVTLAEAAPPARRTARAPARTAAPAPTPFYTIPENATLTGVANMTAIIGRVPVDGKVTDPMQFKLLLGPENLAANGHYLPRNLAGIVVSGVAIGDMTLSCAEGLIQSMTFVFNDGSIQTVSRRRDGTTPLYGASGGAAGGKPSLAAAPKLGWISDRHGNPCIPGQFVTNAPAVLADTIGLRSLSIAGQAAAAAQTTTTENVFGTTSSRVTGSKGTYILGQMASAGTDEVTNWLMRRLADSFDAVVVRAGGEVDVHIDAEIQIDKAPDARRIDYGRLDAPTTTTSHLRGSYYGLD; from the coding sequence ATGCAGATTGTCCAGAACAGGCTGGTCCCCTTCCTCGCCGTGATTGCCCTCATCGTGACGGGCTACATCCTCTATCGGCAGAGCGACACGCCGGGCGTCGAGCCGGGGCCGCCCTTGACCGCAGTGCCGGAAGTACCCCTGCCGCCCACCGCCAAGGGGGCCGACGCCGATACGCCGCAGGAAACCCTCAAAACGGTGGTCGCGGGCTACACCGAGTTGAACGACCAGGTGCAGTCCCTGATCGCCGAAAACCGGCGCCTGCTGGAGCAGAACGATCGCCACCAGCGTAGCGAGGATCGCATCCGCGAGCAGCTTCGCCGTGAGTTGCGTACTGAAATGACAGCCGAAATGGACGCCCTCAAGCGCCAGCAGGCCGCCGCGGCCGACTCACAGGCGTCGAGCGGTGTGCTGGGATCAGCGATCGGCGCGGCCAACCTCCCTGCCGGCTTCGGCTTCGACAAGGCGAAACCGGATGCGACGGCGCTGGTCGGGACCGCCGCGCCGACCCGCATCCTGCCGCTGGGCTACGAGATGGGCAAGGGCGCCGACGGAAGGCAAGGCGTCGTGCGCAAGGTCACCCTCGCCGAAGCCGCGCCGCCCGCCCGCCGTACGGCGCGCGCGCCGGCCCGAACGGCCGCCCCTGCCCCCACGCCCTTCTACACGATCCCCGAGAACGCGACCCTGACAGGCGTCGCCAACATGACCGCGATCATCGGCCGCGTACCGGTGGACGGCAAAGTGACCGATCCGATGCAGTTCAAGCTTCTGCTGGGGCCCGAGAACCTGGCCGCCAACGGTCATTATCTTCCCCGCAACCTCGCCGGCATCGTGGTGTCGGGCGTTGCCATCGGCGACATGACGCTCTCCTGCGCCGAGGGCCTCATCCAGTCCATGACCTTCGTCTTCAACGACGGAAGCATTCAGACGGTCAGCCGTCGCCGCGACGGAACGACCCCGTTGTACGGCGCAAGCGGTGGGGCCGCCGGCGGCAAGCCTTCGCTCGCCGCGGCGCCGAAGCTCGGCTGGATCTCCGACCGCCACGGCAACCCATGCATCCCCGGGCAGTTCGTCACCAATGCCCCGGCCGTCCTCGCCGACACCATCGGCCTGCGCAGCCTGTCGATCGCGGGCCAGGCGGCGGCCGCGGCCCAGACCACCACCACCGAGAACGTCTTTGGCACCACCTCCAGCCGGGTCACCGGGAGCAAGGGCACCTACATCCTCGGGCAGATGGCGAGCGCCGGCACCGACGAGGTGACGAACTGGCTGATGCGCCGGCTCGCCGACAGTTTCGATGCGGTCGTCGTACGCGCGGGGGGCGAGGTGGACGTGCACATCGACGCCGAAATCCAGATCGACAAGGCCCCCGACGCGCGGCGAATCGACTACGGGCGTCTCGACGCCCCGACCACCACGACGTCCCATCTGCGAGGTAGCTACTATGGACTGGACTGA
- a CDS encoding TIGR03751 family conjugal transfer lipoprotein yields the protein MDWTDFPRFARLLAAATVAALALGACSVAGPRKSPLPDDGPTVEEIYRKRTSEYERIRAREALPLRPATEVLPGPVLEPAMLQLERRFARLPNPDLIMVVFPHLSRGKYPAPGYVTAFPMYERVEYLLPGEADALRPARDSATSRVAHP from the coding sequence ATGGACTGGACTGATTTTCCGCGGTTCGCCCGCCTCCTCGCAGCTGCCACGGTCGCGGCCCTCGCCCTCGGCGCCTGCAGCGTCGCAGGACCCCGCAAGTCGCCCTTGCCGGACGACGGACCCACCGTAGAGGAGATCTACCGCAAGCGTACCTCCGAATACGAGCGCATCCGGGCCCGCGAAGCCCTCCCGCTGCGGCCCGCCACCGAAGTCCTGCCCGGCCCCGTCCTGGAGCCGGCGATGCTCCAGCTTGAGCGCCGCTTCGCCCGGCTGCCCAACCCGGATCTCATCATGGTCGTGTTTCCCCACCTGTCCCGAGGGAAGTACCCGGCACCGGGCTACGTGACGGCGTTTCCGATGTACGAGCGGGTCGAATACCTGCTCCCCGGCGAGGCGGACGCGCTACGGCCGGCGCGCGATTCTGCCACCAGCCGGGTGGCCCACCCCTAA
- a CDS encoding conjugative transfer ATPase: protein MLGLIRMLGLAPTAGSAPADTEVSRCEPAVPRNPLPVRERQRLASRPPSITDLLPWRDFDEKTGTFLLEDGVSRALLYELDPMPSEACADQYLKARCAEVQAALQALPEYDEAPWVVQFFCNDDTDLSWQIERIRDYIVSVHAKAPERARQILASDFTRHFLAEMAEHLSLVARPEGLFLDEGVSGNRWRGQIRRVRCAIYRRFPPRFDFSRELLDPVETLQQTARGLVAGLAQTGIHARPMNAADFYSWLLPFFNPKPDFADTVGELLRLCPYPQPDEAPDNLDLGELLFLAAPKSDPEAGLWFFDGRPVRALALQSMRKLPEIGHFTAERDHAGKLFARFDRFPDGTMLSATVVICPQDTMTGRIEAIKSASRANILEAAHTYDEAEAVLDNMRTDKLYPMYLTLFVRGEDTSQLGRTVADLTAALHTSGLRFIQPVDELHGCDVFLRALPMCFDPGFDARHLRRSRLAFASQIASLLPLYGRARGTGKPGFWLWNRGGEPLLFDPLNPHDRNKNAHLLTLGPTGAGKSATLCYLAMQMMAIYRPRFFIIDAGKSFGLLGEHMRRHGLTVNQVELTPDTHVSLPPFAMAPRLFDQEGIKALDEAYGTPDDDELPDADPDGLPASPEDDDEGADPGKRDILGEMVIATTLMITGGEECEMRKMSRADRYLVARGILAAARQARDRGQPHPRVQDVAHALMAMRDDEDLGPSRRDRAEEMGQAMMVFCDGLRGRLFNRYGATWPDADVTIVEMGTLAQEGYEDALAVAYTSLITHVQALAEATQYDHRPIINLTDEGHIITANDLLNVYSVKITKMWRKLGAWYWLGTQNMQDFPASASRILNMCEHWVLLTMDRDEIAQVARFRTLTPEQRALMESTRKEPPKYTEGVILNPQMQALFRNVPPPLAIALAMTEKHEKAWRLDIMKATGCTELEAAYAISREIAAKRAA from the coding sequence ATGCTCGGATTGATTCGCATGCTGGGGCTCGCGCCAACCGCCGGGTCCGCCCCTGCCGACACGGAGGTCTCGCGCTGCGAGCCCGCCGTGCCGAGGAACCCCCTCCCGGTGCGGGAGCGCCAGCGGCTCGCCTCCCGCCCACCCAGCATCACCGACCTGCTGCCCTGGCGGGACTTCGACGAGAAGACCGGCACCTTCCTCCTCGAGGACGGCGTCTCCCGCGCACTGCTCTACGAGCTCGATCCGATGCCGAGCGAAGCCTGTGCCGATCAGTATCTCAAGGCACGCTGCGCGGAGGTCCAGGCGGCGCTCCAGGCCCTGCCGGAGTACGACGAGGCCCCGTGGGTCGTCCAGTTCTTCTGCAACGACGACACGGATCTCTCGTGGCAGATCGAGCGCATACGCGACTACATCGTCTCGGTGCATGCCAAGGCACCCGAGCGGGCGCGGCAGATTCTTGCGAGCGACTTCACGCGCCACTTCCTCGCCGAGATGGCCGAGCATCTGTCACTCGTGGCCCGGCCCGAGGGCCTCTTTCTCGATGAGGGGGTGTCGGGCAACCGGTGGCGCGGCCAGATCCGCCGCGTGCGTTGCGCCATCTATCGCCGTTTCCCGCCTCGCTTCGACTTCTCCCGGGAGCTTCTCGATCCCGTCGAGACGCTTCAGCAGACGGCACGCGGGCTCGTCGCCGGCCTGGCGCAGACCGGCATCCATGCCCGGCCGATGAACGCCGCAGATTTTTACTCGTGGCTGTTGCCGTTCTTCAACCCGAAGCCAGACTTCGCCGACACCGTAGGCGAGCTGCTCCGGCTGTGTCCGTATCCGCAACCCGACGAGGCGCCAGACAACCTCGATCTTGGGGAATTGCTCTTCCTTGCTGCGCCCAAGTCGGATCCCGAGGCCGGCCTGTGGTTTTTCGACGGCCGGCCGGTGCGGGCGCTGGCGCTGCAATCGATGCGCAAGCTCCCCGAGATCGGCCACTTCACCGCCGAGCGCGATCATGCCGGCAAGCTCTTCGCGCGCTTCGATCGCTTTCCCGACGGCACGATGCTCTCGGCGACCGTCGTCATCTGCCCGCAGGACACGATGACCGGTCGCATCGAAGCCATCAAGAGCGCCTCGCGCGCGAACATCCTCGAAGCCGCTCACACCTACGATGAGGCGGAGGCCGTCCTCGACAACATGCGCACCGACAAGCTCTACCCGATGTACCTCACGCTGTTCGTGCGGGGCGAAGACACCTCCCAGCTGGGGCGCACGGTGGCAGACCTCACCGCAGCCCTGCATACATCGGGGCTCCGCTTCATTCAGCCGGTGGACGAGCTGCACGGCTGCGACGTCTTCCTGCGCGCACTCCCGATGTGCTTCGACCCCGGGTTCGACGCGCGCCACCTGCGCCGCTCGCGCCTCGCCTTCGCCTCCCAGATCGCGTCCCTGCTTCCCCTCTATGGGCGCGCCCGCGGTACGGGCAAGCCCGGCTTCTGGCTATGGAACCGCGGCGGCGAGCCCCTCCTGTTCGACCCCTTGAATCCCCACGACCGCAACAAGAACGCCCACCTCCTCACCCTGGGTCCGACCGGCGCCGGCAAGTCGGCGACCCTGTGCTATCTAGCGATGCAGATGATGGCGATCTACCGACCACGCTTCTTCATCATCGACGCAGGGAAATCCTTCGGCCTCCTGGGCGAGCACATGCGCCGCCACGGGCTCACCGTCAACCAGGTCGAGCTCACCCCCGATACGCATGTCAGCCTGCCACCCTTCGCGATGGCTCCGCGGCTCTTCGATCAGGAAGGCATCAAGGCCCTCGACGAGGCATACGGGACGCCGGACGACGATGAGCTCCCGGACGCGGACCCCGACGGGCTCCCCGCGTCGCCCGAGGACGATGACGAAGGCGCGGACCCCGGCAAGCGCGACATCCTGGGCGAGATGGTCATTGCGACGACGCTGATGATTACCGGCGGAGAGGAATGCGAGATGCGCAAGATGAGTCGCGCGGACCGCTACCTGGTCGCTCGGGGAATCCTGGCCGCCGCGCGCCAGGCCCGCGACCGCGGCCAGCCGCATCCCCGGGTGCAGGACGTCGCCCACGCCCTGATGGCCATGCGTGACGACGAGGATCTGGGGCCCTCGCGGCGCGACCGGGCCGAGGAGATGGGCCAGGCGATGATGGTCTTCTGCGACGGTCTGCGCGGAAGGCTCTTCAACCGCTACGGCGCGACCTGGCCGGATGCTGACGTGACGATCGTGGAGATGGGCACGCTGGCGCAGGAGGGATATGAGGATGCCCTCGCGGTCGCCTATACGTCCCTGATTACCCATGTCCAGGCGCTGGCCGAGGCGACCCAGTATGACCACCGCCCCATCATCAACCTCACCGACGAAGGGCACATCATCACGGCCAATGATCTGCTGAACGTCTACTCCGTCAAGATTACCAAGATGTGGCGGAAGCTCGGCGCGTGGTACTGGCTCGGCACCCAGAACATGCAGGACTTTCCGGCATCGGCCTCCCGAATTCTCAACATGTGCGAGCACTGGGTGCTCCTCACCATGGACCGCGACGAGATCGCGCAGGTCGCCCGCTTCCGCACCTTGACCCCCGAACAGCGCGCGCTGATGGAGTCCACTCGCAAGGAGCCTCCGAAGTACACCGAGGGGGTGATCCTCAATCCGCAAATGCAGGCCCTCTTCAGGAATGTGCCCCCGCCCCTCGCCATCGCGCTCGCGATGACGGAGAAGCACGAGAAGGCCTGGCGCCTGGACATCATGAAGGCCACCGGCTGCACCGAACTCGAGGCGGCCTACGCGATTTCCCGCGAGATCGCGGCGAAGAGGGCAGCGTGA
- a CDS encoding integrating conjugative element protein, giving the protein MKTMRSIGAAVLLGLAAMALQAADIPSTRSGLYYRLGGGDSASRAANPHGVPYKLTLSGVARLHYSCGAYDFEVSFQNLMNRFAQLGTQVTNAVQAGIAALPLYLFQRASPGLYELFQTYAKKAEVAIQIATKSCEEMEAQIKAGEDPYEDFIRMARGEAWKQQATVTRDVVVAKDKVNASAGNEGISWIGGEKAGGVAQEPVRIVHDTVFGGFNVTMGQSPKTPAAAYPAVKLTATFPSPGSAATFGTDVLGDVEISTCKENACPVPQSKTGLGLIQKFELEIPVVQRQVDAVFANVVPRGTDLAAASAPGIVVTRELVDAIRELPAIEQGIARQRLVQDVALARTVDKALIIRNLLLTGRMIPEVYKTANTQIESKLAELNRHIDDVLYEANVRKRVISETATILLDNYHAARAASAANAVQQPVDQRPMIDGRVRK; this is encoded by the coding sequence ATGAAGACGATGCGAAGCATTGGCGCCGCCGTCCTCCTTGGGCTCGCCGCCATGGCCCTCCAGGCCGCGGACATCCCGAGCACCCGATCCGGGCTCTATTACCGGCTGGGAGGCGGCGATTCCGCTTCGCGTGCGGCCAACCCCCACGGCGTGCCCTACAAGCTCACCCTGTCAGGGGTGGCCCGCCTCCACTACTCGTGCGGAGCCTACGACTTCGAGGTTTCGTTCCAGAACCTCATGAACCGGTTCGCGCAACTCGGCACCCAGGTCACGAACGCCGTTCAGGCCGGCATCGCCGCGTTGCCGCTGTACCTCTTCCAGCGGGCATCGCCCGGTCTGTACGAGCTATTCCAGACCTACGCGAAGAAGGCCGAGGTGGCAATCCAGATCGCCACCAAGAGCTGCGAGGAGATGGAGGCCCAGATCAAGGCCGGCGAGGATCCCTACGAGGATTTCATCCGCATGGCGCGGGGCGAGGCCTGGAAGCAGCAGGCTACCGTCACCAGGGATGTGGTGGTGGCGAAGGACAAGGTAAATGCCAGTGCCGGGAATGAGGGTATCAGTTGGATCGGAGGGGAAAAGGCCGGGGGAGTCGCCCAGGAGCCTGTCCGAATAGTGCATGACACAGTATTCGGGGGCTTCAACGTTACAATGGGGCAATCGCCCAAGACGCCGGCTGCAGCCTATCCTGCTGTCAAGTTGACTGCGACCTTCCCCTCTCCGGGAAGCGCCGCCACGTTTGGAACGGACGTACTTGGCGATGTGGAGATAAGTACCTGCAAGGAAAATGCCTGCCCGGTCCCGCAGTCGAAGACCGGCCTTGGCCTGATTCAGAAGTTCGAGCTTGAAATCCCGGTCGTGCAACGGCAAGTCGACGCCGTATTTGCCAACGTCGTGCCACGCGGGACGGATCTCGCGGCGGCGTCCGCTCCCGGTATCGTCGTGACCCGCGAGCTCGTCGACGCCATTCGCGAGCTCCCTGCCATCGAGCAAGGCATTGCGCGCCAGCGCCTGGTCCAGGACGTGGCACTGGCGAGGACCGTCGACAAGGCACTGATCATCCGAAACCTGCTCCTGACGGGACGGATGATCCCTGAGGTGTACAAGACCGCCAATACACAGATCGAATCCAAGCTCGCCGAGCTGAACCGCCACATCGACGACGTGCTCTACGAGGCCAATGTCCGTAAGCGCGTCATCTCCGAGACGGCGACCATCCTGCTGGACAATTATCACGCCGCGCGCGCCGCTTCGGCCGCGAATGCCGTGCAGCAGCCGGTCGACCAGCGGCCCATGATTGACGGGCGGGTCAGGAAATGA
- a CDS encoding conjugal transfer protein TraG N-terminal domain-containing protein, which yields MSVDSYLELFTTMYGWAFAGIFRDILVDTGIIFLPFLFIIIGTWLRAHEMNAVEGADAAWMVRKMEVEFWTAIFVMAFCFTPVGTSLQNVSLRHTPAATALNPAPATATGTSSDSTYDDAFSSVPQNLALPPWWFSVMGLSAGFNDAVRGGISGGLSGLREVEEFARSAAVEDPTLRAEVQRFYNECYLPGRSRYLENPPSPAAAAALEAYGEGDPDWMGSHAFQADPNLYPALHARAGVPGFALDKAVQDADMDANTAVPDYGRPTCLEWWADPAIGVRAKLVKGVGNLAAMPTSLTEKVALVFSPVAVEKREDGLARLATGRSNPALAPETMLPDDNRRWYQALLGAGPDVAGMAGMVNKALHTQASRFPIIQFATLAQPLILMGIYMFLPLILVFGRYSLQIMFLGALAIFTVKLWAVLWYIAMWIDEHLWIAMYPDAEHLLLNVLHLEFDAALKRSTLNTLLIGLYLGLPLIWSGMMGWASLHVVHGIDAMKHSAITAGMAAGQSGAHIATRFVGGVGHTLRRGR from the coding sequence GTGAGCGTCGACAGTTACCTGGAGCTCTTCACCACCATGTACGGTTGGGCGTTCGCGGGCATCTTTCGCGACATCCTCGTGGACACTGGCATCATCTTCCTCCCCTTCCTCTTCATCATCATCGGCACCTGGTTGCGCGCCCATGAAATGAACGCCGTCGAAGGCGCCGATGCGGCCTGGATGGTGAGGAAAATGGAGGTCGAGTTCTGGACCGCCATCTTCGTCATGGCCTTCTGCTTCACGCCGGTCGGCACCAGCCTCCAAAACGTCAGTCTCCGCCACACGCCCGCAGCGACCGCACTCAATCCGGCTCCCGCCACTGCAACCGGAACGAGCTCGGACAGCACCTACGACGATGCCTTCAGCTCGGTGCCGCAGAACCTCGCGCTGCCCCCCTGGTGGTTTTCCGTCATGGGCCTGTCTGCCGGGTTCAATGATGCGGTGCGCGGCGGCATCTCGGGCGGCTTGAGCGGCCTCCGGGAAGTGGAAGAATTCGCCCGCTCCGCCGCGGTGGAGGATCCGACCCTGCGCGCGGAGGTGCAGCGCTTCTACAACGAATGCTACCTGCCAGGCCGGTCCCGTTATCTCGAAAATCCGCCATCCCCTGCCGCGGCTGCCGCGCTGGAGGCCTACGGCGAAGGGGATCCCGACTGGATGGGAAGCCACGCCTTTCAGGCCGACCCGAACCTCTACCCGGCCCTGCATGCGCGTGCCGGCGTGCCGGGGTTCGCTCTCGACAAAGCCGTCCAGGATGCGGATATGGATGCCAACACCGCAGTCCCGGACTACGGGCGCCCCACCTGTCTCGAATGGTGGGCGGATCCTGCGATCGGCGTGCGAGCCAAGCTGGTCAAGGGCGTCGGCAATCTCGCGGCGATGCCGACCTCGCTGACCGAGAAGGTGGCGCTGGTGTTCAGCCCAGTCGCCGTCGAGAAGCGGGAGGACGGATTGGCAAGGCTCGCCACGGGGCGGTCAAATCCGGCGCTCGCGCCCGAGACGATGCTCCCCGATGACAATCGCCGCTGGTACCAGGCCTTACTCGGAGCCGGACCCGACGTCGCAGGAATGGCGGGGATGGTGAACAAGGCGCTCCACACCCAGGCTTCCCGCTTTCCCATCATCCAGTTTGCAACCCTGGCCCAGCCCCTGATCCTCATGGGCATCTACATGTTCCTGCCCCTGATCCTGGTCTTCGGGCGCTACAGCCTTCAAATCATGTTCCTGGGCGCGCTCGCCATCTTCACGGTCAAGCTTTGGGCGGTCCTCTGGTACATCGCGATGTGGATCGACGAACACCTGTGGATCGCGATGTACCCGGACGCCGAGCACCTTCTACTCAACGTCCTGCACCTGGAGTTCGACGCGGCGCTCAAGCGTAGCACCTTGAATACGCTCCTCATCGGCCTTTATCTCGGCCTACCCCTGATCTGGAGCGGGATGATGGGATGGGCGAGCCTGCACGTAGTGCATGGCATCGATGCCATGAAGCACAGTGCAATCACAGCGGGCATGGCGGCGGGCCAATCCGGAGCACATATCGCCACCCGCTTTGTTGGTGGTGTCGGGCACACACTCCGGCGGGGACGATGA
- a CDS encoding DsbC family protein, with product MTITHSEKYAARPGTYTSKMYRAVSHVAGAILLSFSLGIATADPIKASDDIKAAVTRNTAGQVRPDSVAPTPVSGIYEIVNGTDVFYVDATGRYAFVEGRLVDMVDRRDLTQARLEALAAIPFADLPLDLAIKTVRGNGSRRLAVFEDPACPACRSLQPTLAALDNVTIYTFTYPVVSPESIPAAVAAWCGTGGQQAGKWQAYMEGAPAPRQIEPHCEPAMERVGRIVEFGRSRGIRNTPTLVLTNGRRLVGTIPGAELEEALTRAAGEAGK from the coding sequence ATGACAATCACCCACTCTGAAAAATACGCCGCCCGACCCGGTACGTACACCTCGAAGATGTACCGCGCTGTAAGTCATGTGGCGGGCGCGATCCTCCTGTCCTTCTCCCTCGGCATCGCCACGGCCGATCCGATCAAGGCGTCCGACGACATCAAGGCCGCCGTCACGCGCAACACCGCCGGACAGGTCCGGCCCGACTCGGTGGCCCCCACGCCAGTTTCCGGCATCTACGAGATCGTCAATGGAACGGACGTCTTCTATGTGGACGCGACCGGGCGCTACGCCTTCGTGGAGGGTCGCCTGGTGGACATGGTTGATCGCCGCGACCTCACGCAGGCGAGGCTCGAAGCGCTCGCGGCAATCCCCTTCGCCGATCTGCCGCTCGACCTTGCGATCAAGACGGTGCGCGGGAACGGCTCGCGGCGGCTCGCCGTGTTCGAGGATCCGGCTTGCCCTGCGTGCCGGTCGCTGCAGCCTACGCTCGCCGCACTCGACAATGTGACGATCTACACCTTCACGTACCCCGTTGTCTCCCCCGAATCGATTCCCGCAGCGGTGGCCGCCTGGTGCGGCACGGGCGGTCAACAGGCCGGTAAATGGCAGGCCTACATGGAAGGCGCGCCGGCGCCACGGCAGATCGAGCCCCACTGCGAGCCGGCCATGGAGCGGGTCGGGCGGATTGTCGAGTTCGGACGTAGCCGTGGTATCCGCAACACGCCAACCCTCGTGCTGACCAATGGGCGCCGGCTGGTCGGCACGATCCCCGGCGCCGAGCTCGAGGAAGCCCTGACGCGCGCAGCCGGGGAAGCAGGCAAGTGA
- a CDS encoding TIGR03757 family integrating conjugative element protein → MSATLRQLVASLACTAALPPVQAQERVEVFLLGTQHVRGTGTATVYHVDGMERINAALSAGLPPDPAHAEAIAKRRFEALTEADRQAIGTSAQGLAAAMQYRLTKVPAIVFDGAAVVYGVGDVNQARAIYQTWLARRGR, encoded by the coding sequence GTGAGCGCGACGTTGCGCCAGCTCGTCGCGTCGCTGGCCTGTACCGCCGCCCTTCCGCCCGTTCAGGCTCAGGAGCGGGTCGAGGTCTTCCTGCTCGGCACCCAGCACGTGCGCGGCACGGGAACGGCGACGGTGTATCACGTTGACGGCATGGAGCGAATCAATGCCGCCCTGTCCGCCGGGCTACCCCCCGACCCCGCTCATGCCGAAGCGATCGCCAAGCGCCGCTTCGAGGCGCTCACCGAGGCCGACCGCCAGGCGATCGGGACCAGCGCACAGGGCCTGGCCGCGGCCATGCAGTACCGGCTCACCAAGGTGCCGGCGATCGTCTTCGATGGGGCGGCCGTGGTTTACGGCGTGGGGGACGTGAATCAGGCCCGCGCCATCTACCAGACATGGCTTGCCCGGCGCGGTCGGTAG
- a CDS encoding TIGR03756 family integrating conjugative element protein, which yields MRAFSVTRSAATRRLRTLLAACVVTCAPQSGALEITSTAALLAQAVASYPACAAWHVSGICYWLQCTPVGCSIRTSTRFSHFAPDLVVSTYHDVATHPWPEIGIPLAAASRGLLGTLLGVDLADSAGTQSQADRTDKQRRFRDADVIGHPAAGLPDLVTCPSAVIPFVPYYQSPLDAAVWRSYLPAELLLPASWVPGMREVGTWPLNTWGNLYPRTGEVVQQHEVKAAAVLSQRIADFITRPAQPHVYAYVPSGGTRRRRGQLVWDPPPARENDPMGGLWQMNVALPTPCHVFGLNDTASPVSYGDAMTTRSGSYAYTLWRPYACCRVRGQIFLGSIQFGLW from the coding sequence ATGCGCGCGTTCTCCGTCACCCGGTCGGCCGCGACGCGACGTCTGCGCACGCTCCTGGCCGCCTGCGTCGTCACCTGCGCGCCCCAGTCGGGCGCCTTGGAGATCACCTCCACCGCTGCCCTCCTCGCCCAGGCAGTCGCAAGCTACCCGGCCTGCGCTGCCTGGCATGTGTCGGGGATCTGCTACTGGTTGCAGTGCACGCCCGTCGGCTGCTCCATCCGCACGTCTACCCGCTTCAGCCACTTCGCCCCCGACCTGGTAGTGAGCACCTACCACGATGTGGCCACGCACCCCTGGCCCGAGATCGGCATCCCGCTCGCAGCCGCGAGCCGAGGGCTCCTCGGGACACTGCTCGGCGTCGACTTGGCCGACAGCGCCGGCACACAATCTCAGGCCGATCGCACAGACAAGCAGCGGCGCTTCCGCGACGCGGATGTCATCGGCCATCCCGCGGCTGGACTGCCCGACCTCGTCACCTGCCCCTCGGCCGTGATTCCCTTCGTGCCCTACTACCAATCGCCCCTGGACGCGGCCGTGTGGCGTTCTTATCTGCCGGCAGAGCTCCTGCTTCCGGCCTCCTGGGTGCCGGGCATGCGCGAGGTCGGCACCTGGCCACTTAACACCTGGGGCAACCTCTATCCACGCACCGGCGAGGTGGTGCAACAGCACGAGGTCAAGGCCGCCGCGGTCCTGTCGCAGCGCATCGCCGATTTCATCACCCGACCGGCGCAGCCGCACGTCTACGCCTACGTCCCCTCGGGGGGCACGCGGCGCCGGCGCGGTCAGCTGGTGTGGGATCCGCCGCCGGCGCGGGAGAACGATCCCATGGGTGGCCTGTGGCAGATGAACGTCGCGCTCCCCACACCCTGCCACGTCTTCGGGCTCAATGACACTGCGAGCCCAGTCTCCTACGGCGACGCCATGACCACCCGTTCCGGAAGCTACGCCTACACGCTGTGGCGTCCGTACGCCTGCTGCCGGGTGCGCGGCCAGATCTTTCTCGGCAGCATCCAGTTCGGCTTGTGGTGA
- a CDS encoding PFL_4695 family integrating conjugative element protein, with protein MNPIRFIPMLAVLLAAPSWSAPPLASRPPTVIHDAGGMPLAPYFEPFADDVGEAAPAPQMPAQLQPPQLFPVVSTRAGPGRLLQNPMPSKLPGGPGQPIFIVGDDPASLEWLQRNADALRRMGARGIVASVGTREDFLRLRASADLHMVPMSADALLEAAGIHVWPVLIGADGAISQ; from the coding sequence ATGAATCCGATCCGTTTCATCCCCATGCTGGCCGTTCTTCTCGCCGCGCCGTCCTGGTCGGCGCCCCCCCTTGCCAGCCGGCCGCCCACCGTCATCCACGACGCCGGAGGCATGCCGCTCGCGCCATACTTCGAACCGTTCGCCGACGACGTCGGCGAAGCGGCGCCGGCCCCCCAGATGCCGGCGCAACTACAGCCGCCTCAGCTCTTCCCGGTGGTCTCGACCCGCGCAGGGCCCGGTCGGTTGCTGCAGAACCCAATGCCCAGCAAGCTGCCGGGCGGACCCGGGCAGCCCATCTTCATAGTCGGCGACGACCCGGCCTCCCTCGAATGGCTGCAACGCAATGCGGACGCATTGCGTCGGATGGGCGCGCGGGGGATCGTCGCGTCCGTAGGCACTCGGGAGGATTTCCTGCGACTGCGGGCCTCGGCCGACCTGCATATGGTGCCTATGTCGGCCGATGCGCTCCTCGAGGCGGCCGGGATTCACGTCTGGCCCGTCCTCATCGGCGCCGACGGGGCGATTTCGCAGTAG